A genomic stretch from Mastacembelus armatus chromosome 12, fMasArm1.2, whole genome shotgun sequence includes:
- the LOC113124607 gene encoding annexin A1-like, which yields MSLFKKFLNKIVHDGNSKGDSTAVTIKSKPVYYGTVHPYPNFNASSDASVLKSAIETKGVDEDVITAVLVKRNNEQRQMIKAVFEASHGKKVENALKKALRSHFEDVCLALLMTRAQFDAHWLRKATQRMGTDEDVLVEILATRSNQEIREIKRVFKEEYKEDLEDVIKKETNGDFTMALLSMLKANKDESTVVDASQAKKDAEALFEAGENMKGVNVSTITDILTTRNGPQLCKMFQQYSTVSNNTLPKALEKELRGDIENCLLDIVKCAWNTPAFFAEKLHLAMKGAGTSEEKLTRVLVSRSEVDLKKILDEYKAMYGISLQEHLVKETSGHYQKALLGLCGAQ from the exons ATGTCTTTATTCAAAAAATTTTTGAATAAGATCGTCCATGATGGAAACTCCAAAGGTGACAGCACTGCA GTGACAATTAAATCAAAGCCTGTGTATTATGGAACAGTCCACCCATATCCAAACTTCAATGCCAGCAGTGATGCTTCAGTTCTTAAAAGTGCCATTGAAACTAAAG GAGTGGATGAGGATGTGATCACTGCAGTCCTGGTGAAGAGAAACAATGAGCAGAGGCAGATGATCAAAGCAGTTTTTGAAGCATCCCATGGGAAG aaaGTGGAAAACGCTCTGAAGAAGGCTCTCAGGTCACATTTTGAGGATGTCTGCCTGGCTCTGCTCATGACACGGGCTCAGTTTGATGCCCACTGGCTCAGGAAAGCCACACAG CGTATGGGCACAGATGAGGATGTCCTGGTGGAGATTCTGGCAACCAGGTCAAACCAAGAGATTCGAGAGATCAAGAGGGTCTTCAAAGAAG AGTACAAAGAGGATCTGGAAGATGTTATTAAGAAAGAGACAAATGGCGACTTCACAATGGCTCTTCTTTCCATGTTGAAAGCAAACAAAGATGAGAGCACTGTGGTTGATGCGTCACAGGCTAAAAAGGATGcagag GCTCTGTTTGAGGCAGGTGAGAACATGAAAGGAGTCAACGTGTCCACCATCACTGACATCCTGACCACCCGCAACGGCCCGCAGCTCTGCAAGA TGTTCCAGCAATACAGCACTGTCAGTAACAACACACTGCCTAAAGCCCTGGAAAAGGAGCTGAGAGGTGACATTGAAAACTGTCTCCTTGACATTG TGAAATGTGCTTGGAACACACCTGCTTTCTTTGCTGAGAAGCTCCATCTCGCTATGAAG GGCGCTGGCACATCTGAGGAGAAGCTGACCAGGGTGCTGGTGAGCCGTTCTGAGGTTGACCTGAAGAAGATTTTGGATGAATACAAGGCCATGTATGGCATCAGCCTTCAGGAGCATCTAGTG aaAGAGACCAGCGGACATTATCAGAAAGCCCTGCTTGGACTGTGTGGAGCCCAGTAA
- the tmc2a gene encoding transmembrane channel-like protein 2-A: MPRKSLMATMEEVGIEVDGDLSDNDDVGTQRRPNRRPAAGRGRGRKTTTQEEDDEDDEEDEAPRGRRGANKKKPTKKRGADDEDESEDETPKRKRGGAANKKKGGKAQDSDEEDSDMGKGKKGKKGGGKKGGKEEEEETRGKKGDAKGKNKGKAKDDDKDKKKKKKDDSSSDSSSSSNESEESMSEGEMARLMEEVEEKKKLIANIRNKPWRMKRRLMHLKEAQEFVDKFEGALGKGKGRKWYAYKVMMTKKWIKFQRDFENFKTACIPWERKIKEVESHFGSSVASYFIFLRWMYGMNLVLFGFTFGLVVIPEVLMGLPYGSISRKTVPRAEEATAQDYSVLMDFNGYLKYSVLFYGYYNNQRTIGLLKFRLPLSYLMVGIGTFGYSLMVVIRTMAKNADVGGGDGEEGEFTFAWKMFTSWDYLIGNAETADNKYASITTSFKESIVDEQENQKDENIHLRRFLRVLANFLIICSLGGSGYLIYFVVKRSQEFANRDDLSWYEKNELEIIMSLLGLVCPPLFETIAELEDYHPRIALKWQLGRIFALFLGNLYTFLFALFDEVNSKLEEEQSIKNASIWAMKEYYANYSRLVNDSEATPPPMNPADVIRGPCWETAVGIEFVKLTVSDIQVTYLTILIGDFARAVIVRFLNYCWCWDLEAGFPSYGEFDISGNVLGLVFNQGMIWMGAFYAPGLVGINVLRLLSSMYYQCWAVMATNVPHERVFKASKSNNFYMGLLLLILFLSLLPVVYTIMTLSPSFDCGPFSGKAKMYDVIMETIDLDLPAFIGTLFSYAANPGLIIPAVLLMVLAIYYLNSVSEAYKNSNMELKKKMQMARDEEKNRRNNTDSTNQVMKDLEDLLPNRSLMPPAPPPELEKTPQPEAKPTKTKPGSGGKGVNLQKDVALASSNPNVRGPVSRPPGPRGPGPGAGQGRGRGRGHPPR; the protein is encoded by the exons atGCCAAGGAAAAGTCTCATGGCTACGATGGAGGAAG TTGGAATAGAGGTAGATGGGGATTTGAGTGACAATGATG ATGTCGGCACCCAAAGGAGACCAAACAGGAGACCTGCGGCTGGAAGAGGCCGGGGGAGAAAAACAACTACccaggaggaggatgatgaagatgatgaggaagatgaagctCCTAGGGGACGTAGAGGAGCAAACAAGAAGAAGCCTACCAAGAAACGTGGTGCAGACGATGAAGATGAAAGTGAAGATGAAACTCCCAAGAGGAAACGAGGTGGAGCAGCTAATAAGAAGAAAGGCGGCAAAGCCCAGGACAGTGATGAGGAGGACAGTGACATGGGCAAAGGAAAGaagggaaagaaaggaggaggaaagaaaggtgggaaggaggaggaggaagagactCGGGGTAAAAAGGGTGATGCCAAAGGGAAGAACAAGGGGAAAGCCAAAGACGATGAcaaggacaagaagaagaagaagaaagatgatAG CTCATCTGATTCCAGCTCAAGCTCCAACGAGTCAGAGGAGTCCATGTCCGAGGGAGAGATGGCCCGGctgatggaggaggtggaggagaagaagaaactgaTCGCTAACATCAGGAACAAGCCGTGGAGGATGAAGCGGAGGCTCATGCACCTAAA AGAGGCTCAAGAATTCGTGGATAAATTTGAAGGAGCTTTAGGCAAAGGAAAGGGCAGGAAGTGGTATGCCTACAAAGTGATGATGACAAAG AAATGGATCAAATTTCAAAGGGATTTTGAGAACTTCAAAACAGCCTGTATCCCCTGGGAGAGGAAGATCAAAGAGGTGGAAA GTCACTTTGGGTCGTCTGTGGcatcttattttatcttcttGCGCTGGATGTACGGCATGAACCTCGTCCTTTTTGGTTTCACTTTTGGACTGGTGGTCATCCCTGAG gTTCTGATGGGCCTTCCCTATGGGTCTATTTCCAGGAAGACTGTACCCAGAGCAGAGGAGGCCACCGCTCAGGACTATTCTGTTCTCATGGACTTTAAC GGATACTTAAAATATTCAGTCCTGTTCTATGGCTATTACAACAACCAGAGGACCATTGGCTTACTGAAGTTTCGGCTGCCTCTATCCTACCTTATGGTCGGGATCGGCACCTTTGGCTACAGTCTGATGGTGGTGATCCGCAC aaTGGCCAAGAATGCTGATGTTGGTGGTGGAgatggagaggaaggagagTTCACGTTCGCCTGGAAGATGTTCACCAGCTGGGATTATCTCATTGGTAATGCAGAGACTGCCGACAACAAGTATGCCTCCATCACCACCAGCTTTAAg GAGTCCATTGTGGATGAGCAGGAGAACCAGAAGGATGAGAACATTCACCTGCGGAGGTTCCTCAGAGTCTTGGCTAACTTTTTGATCATCTGCAGCCTTGGTGGCAGTGGGTACCTCATTTACTTTGTGGTGAAAAGGTCTCAGGAGTTCGCCAACAGGGATGACCTCAGCTGGTATGAGAAGAATGAG TTGGAGATCATTATGTCTCTGCTGGGTCTGGTATGTCCTCCTCTGTTTGAAACCATTGCTGAGCTGGAGGACTACCATCCTCGAATTGCCCTCAAGTGGCAGCTAGGACGCATCTTCGCCCTCTTCCTGGGAAACCTTTACACCTTTCTGTTCGCCCTATTTGACGAGGTCAACTCCAAG CTGGAAGAAGAGCAGTCTATTAAGAATGCTTCCATCTGGGCTATGAAGGAGTACTACGCCAACTACTCACGTCTGGTCAACGACTCTGAGGCCACCCCGCCCCCCATGAACCCTGCTGATGTCATCAGAGGACCCTGCTGGGAGACTGCTGTTGGCATA GAGTTCGTAAAGCTGACCGTGTCGGACATCCAGGTAACCTACCTGACCATCCTAATCGGTGACTTTGCCAGAGCTGTCATTGTCCGCTTCCTCAACTACTGCTGGTGCTGGGACCTGGAGGCCGGATTT CCATCTTATGGAGAGTTTGACATCAGTGGTAACGTTCTTGGTTTGGTCTTCAATCAAGGAATGATTTG GATGGGTGCGTTTTATGCTCCTGGGCTAGTCGGCATCAACGTGCTTCGCCTTCTCAGCTCCATGTACTATCAGTGTTGGGCTGTGATGGCCACCAATGTGCCCCATGAGAGAGTCTTCAAGGCCTCCAAGTCCAACAACTTCTACATGGGTCTGCTGCTCCTGATCCTTTTCCTCAGTCTGCTGCCTGTTGTCTATACCATCATGACCTTGTCGCCCTCATTTGACTGTGGACCCTTCAG TGGGAAGGCGAAGATGTATGATGTGATCATGGAGACTATTGACCTGGACTTGCCGGCCTTCATTGGGACACTCTTCAGCTATGCAGCCAACCCGGGCCTCATAATACCAGCTGTACTGCTCATGGT ACTGGCCATCTACTATCTGAACTCAGTATCTGAGGCCTACAAAAACTCCAACATGGAgctgaagaagaagatgcagatg GCTCGGGATGAAGAGAAGAACCGGAGGAACAACACAGACAGTACTAACCAGGTCATGAAAGACTTGGAGGACCTGCTACCAAATAGATCCCTTATGCCCCCGGCTCCCCCACCAGAGCTCG aaaaaacACCACAGCCAGAAGCTAAGCCGACCAAGACTAAGCCAGGATCGGGTGGTAAAGGCGTTAACCTGCAGAAGGATGTGGCTCTGGCATCGTCAAACCCCAATGTTCGGGGACCTGTCAGCCGGCCGCCAGGACCGAGAGGACCTGGACCAGGTGCTGGACAGGGCAGAGGTCGTGGGAGGGGACACCCTCCAAGATAA
- the zfand5b gene encoding AN1-type zinc finger protein 5b, translating to MAQETNQSPVPMLCATGCGFYGNPRTNGMCSVCHKKHLSRQNNGGVSTLSSVGSNSGPTAEASANQRLEATVNNAAEVAAEATAEAVATETLSGVSMAMSVTQQMTEMSLSCDEKGASGSKVELTEPVVSQPTVSASLPSTAGSEESKTPEPPKPKKNRCFMCRKRVGLTGFDCRCGNLFCGLHRYSDKHNCPYDYKAEAAAKIRKENPVVVAEKIQRI from the exons ATGGCCCAGGAGACCAATCAGAGCCCAGTTCCTATGCTCTGTGCCACTGGTTGTGGTTTCTATGGCAACCCTAGGACTAATGGCATGTGCTCCGTGTGCCACAAGAAGCACCTGTCAAGACAGAACAATGGAGGAGTCAGTACTTTGAGTTCTGTGG GCAGCAACAGTGGCCCCACAGCTGAGGCTTCTGCCAACCAGAGGTTAGAAGCTACTGTGAATAATGCTGCTGAAGTGGCAGCTGAGGCCACTGCTGAGGCTGTTGCCACTGAGACACTCAG TGGAGTTTCAATGGCCATGTCTGTAACACAACAGATGACTGAAATGAGTCTCTCCTGTGATGAGAAAGGAGCATCGGGGAGTAAAGTCGAGCTCACAGAGCCAG TGGTGAGTCAGCCCACAGTCTCAGCCTCCCTTCCCTCCACTGCTGGTAGTGAGGAGTCCAAAACCCCAGAGCCCCCAAAACCCAAGAAGAACCGCTGCTTTATGTGCCGCAAGAGGGTTGGCCTTACAG GTTTTGACTGCCGCTGTGGGAATCTGTTCTGTGGACTTCATCGTTACTCTGATAAGCACAACTGTCCGTATGACTACAaagctgaagctgctgccaAGATTCGCAAAGAGAACCCTGTGGTTGTTGCTGAAAAAATCCAGAGAATATAA